From a region of the Campylobacter showae genome:
- the plsX gene encoding phosphate acyltransferase PlsX — MTSICIDAMGGDFGPQPIIGGVIEALKEVKFEAVLVGDTKILESLVPQNLKQYVKFIQADEVVSMSDGATDALKRKESSIFKAIELLKNKQTMAVVSAGHSGATMSLATLRVGRLKNVSRPAIATLMPNVTGGNTLVLDVGANVDCRPEHLFQFAIMGEAYAKEILKIKSPKLGLLSNGEESSKGNEATKEAFEMISKLDSFVGNAEGNQVFDGSVDVVICDGFVGNILLKTSEGVADAITKIIKKHVKKSPVAIAGSLLMKKVFKTLKQQVDYDEYGGAPLLGVNGCVIISHGKSTPKAIKNAIFQALKFANSDINKVIEDELSHFAK, encoded by the coding sequence ATGACCAGCATATGCATTGACGCGATGGGCGGCGACTTCGGTCCGCAACCTATTATTGGCGGCGTGATCGAGGCTTTAAAAGAAGTAAAATTTGAAGCCGTTTTGGTAGGCGATACGAAAATTTTAGAAAGCCTCGTTCCGCAAAATTTAAAACAATACGTAAAATTTATTCAAGCCGACGAGGTCGTTTCTATGAGCGACGGCGCCACCGATGCGTTAAAGCGAAAAGAAAGCAGTATTTTTAAGGCTATCGAGCTACTTAAAAATAAACAAACTATGGCCGTAGTTTCGGCAGGACACAGCGGAGCTACGATGAGTCTTGCCACGCTTCGAGTCGGACGGCTTAAAAACGTCTCGCGCCCGGCGATAGCGACGCTAATGCCAAACGTAACCGGCGGCAACACGCTAGTTTTGGACGTCGGCGCAAACGTGGACTGTAGGCCGGAGCATCTATTTCAATTTGCGATAATGGGCGAAGCCTACGCAAAAGAGATTTTAAAAATAAAATCCCCCAAACTAGGACTTTTGTCTAACGGTGAAGAAAGTAGCAAAGGCAACGAGGCGACTAAAGAAGCTTTTGAAATGATCTCAAAACTCGATAGCTTCGTAGGCAATGCCGAAGGAAATCAGGTTTTTGATGGAAGCGTCGATGTCGTTATTTGCGATGGATTTGTCGGAAATATCCTACTAAAAACAAGCGAAGGCGTAGCTGACGCGATAACTAAAATCATCAAAAAACATGTTAAAAAATCCCCGGTCGCCATAGCCGGTTCGCTTCTCATGAAAAAAGTTTTTAAAACTCTAAAACAGCAAGTTGATTACGACGAATACGGCGGCGCGCCGCTACTTGGCGTGAACGGCTGCGTCATAATAAGCCACGGTAAAAGCACACCGAAAGCTATCAAAAACGCGATATTTCAAGCTCTAAAATTCGCAAACTCCGATATAAACAAAGTCATCGAAGACGAGCTTTCGCACTTCGCAAAATGA
- a CDS encoding DUF362 domain-containing protein produces MAVKITDICISCGSCIDECPTSAIVDDADNPTGEDAYYVYADKCVECVGYNDEPACASACPTDGCIVWDAPFAGQPSRAEITADMRTGETAVIS; encoded by the coding sequence ATGGCAGTAAAAATAACAGATATTTGCATCAGCTGCGGCTCATGCATCGACGAGTGCCCGACGAGCGCTATCGTAGACGACGCGGATAACCCGACCGGCGAGGACGCATACTACGTCTATGCGGATAAATGCGTCGAGTGCGTAGGCTATAACGACGAGCCGGCATGCGCCTCAGCCTGTCCGACCGACGGTTGCATCGTTTGGGACGCTCCTTTTGCAGGACAGCCTTCTCGCGCCGAGATAACTGCTGATATGAGAACGGGCGAAACTGCCGTCATCTCGTAA
- the ndk gene encoding nucleoside-diphosphate kinase — protein sequence MQQTLSIIKPDAVKKGVIGKIVDRFESNGLRIAAMKKVKLSTCDAKAFYAVHKDRPFFNDLVDFMVSGPVVVMVLEGDDAVAKNRDLMGATNPKEAKPGTIRADFAESIDANAVHGSDSLENAKNEIAFFFATREIC from the coding sequence ATGCAACAAACGCTTTCTATTATTAAGCCTGATGCCGTAAAAAAGGGCGTTATCGGAAAAATCGTGGATAGATTCGAAAGTAACGGACTAAGAATCGCCGCTATGAAAAAAGTCAAACTAAGCACATGCGACGCAAAAGCTTTCTATGCAGTTCACAAAGACAGACCTTTCTTCAACGATTTGGTTGATTTTATGGTAAGCGGACCGGTCGTAGTTATGGTTCTTGAGGGCGACGATGCGGTAGCTAAAAATCGCGATCTAATGGGCGCAACAAATCCAAAAGAAGCAAAACCTGGCACTATCAGAGCCGACTTTGCAGAGAGCATCGACGCAAATGCCGTTCACGGTAGCGACAGCCTAGAAAACGCTAAAAACGAGATCGCATTTTTCTTTGCAACAAGAGAAATTTGCTAA
- the rpmF gene encoding 50S ribosomal protein L32 — protein sequence MAVPKRRVSHTRAAKRRTHYKVTLPVPVKDKDGSWKMPHRVNKTTGEY from the coding sequence ATGGCAGTACCTAAACGAAGAGTAAGTCATACTCGCGCGGCAAAGAGAAGAACGCACTATAAAGTAACGCTTCCCGTTCCCGTAAAAGATAAAGACGGCTCATGGAAAATGCCTCACCGCGTAAATAAAACTACCGGAGAGTATTGA
- a CDS encoding PilZ domain-containing protein, giving the protein MNGTYNDSSFMREDAVTVFARVRNDNRQVHFLNLYNGVKVECMGEVEHVEDDTVVCKVTLEQILAMKEEQNAYIVRDEYFSENLRADIIGFDLANLTVTLQNFTYMQNLHANLRKHQRVYPDRYTKVILTQNGSEIQGNLYDISRGGLGVVSLDDGGFKEGELINAKFELCIPDEAGDSNKNININTDLKLVAALKYKGAMRYCCQLADKDGAGEDIAKFTKKRVKETLEELKEQLKTYQ; this is encoded by the coding sequence ATGAACGGCACGTATAACGACAGCTCTTTTATGCGCGAGGACGCAGTGACCGTATTTGCCAGAGTACGAAACGATAACCGCCAGGTGCACTTTCTAAATCTTTACAACGGCGTAAAAGTCGAGTGCATGGGCGAAGTAGAGCATGTAGAAGACGATACGGTCGTCTGCAAGGTAACATTAGAGCAAATTTTGGCCATGAAAGAGGAACAAAACGCCTATATCGTACGCGATGAATATTTTTCCGAAAATTTAAGGGCGGATATCATCGGATTTGATCTTGCAAATTTGACCGTAACGTTACAAAATTTCACGTATATGCAAAATTTGCACGCGAATTTAAGAAAACACCAGCGCGTATATCCGGATCGTTACACCAAGGTGATCCTCACACAAAACGGTAGCGAAATACAGGGCAATCTATACGATATCTCAAGGGGAGGTCTAGGCGTCGTTAGCTTGGATGACGGCGGATTTAAAGAGGGCGAGCTTATAAATGCTAAATTTGAGCTATGCATACCGGACGAGGCGGGCGACTCTAATAAAAATATAAACATAAATACAGATCTAAAACTTGTCGCAGCGCTAAAATATAAGGGCGCGATGAGATACTGTTGTCAGCTAGCCGATAAAGACGGTGCAGGCGAAGATATAGCAAAATTTACTAAAAAACGCGTAAAAGAAACTCTCGAAGAGCTAAAAGAGCAGCTAAAAACTTACCAATAA
- a CDS encoding YceD family protein: MKISFAKIVNNQMPFELNLDGVNFNGDLKRINQNLVSCKGKIAGKIAHNCDRCGEDINLKLDEDVNLILSDGIYKDKEENLDDVVEFFDGFINLEEVLTSEIEAFKSDYFYCEKCKNL; the protein is encoded by the coding sequence TTGAAAATATCTTTCGCCAAAATCGTAAATAACCAAATGCCGTTCGAGTTAAATTTGGACGGAGTAAATTTTAACGGCGATCTAAAAAGAATAAATCAAAATTTAGTTAGCTGTAAAGGCAAAATCGCAGGCAAGATAGCTCACAACTGCGACCGATGCGGCGAAGATATAAATTTAAAGCTTGATGAAGATGTAAATTTGATATTAAGCGACGGAATTTATAAAGATAAAGAAGAAAATCTCGACGATGTAGTAGAGTTTTTCGACGGCTTCATAAATTTAGAAGAAGTATTAACAAGCGAAATAGAAGCTTTTAAGAGCGATTATTTTTATTGTGAAAAATGTAAAAATCTATAA
- a CDS encoding peroxiredoxin, whose amino-acid sequence MLVTKKAPDFTAAAVLGSNQIVNDFNLYKNIGEKGAVVFFYPMDFTFVCPSEIIAFDKRYDEFKARGIEVIGVSTDNQFSHFAWKETPVNKGGIGQVRYPLVADMTKSIARGFDVLLEDAGVALRGSFLLDKDGTVRHAVINDLPLGRNIDEMIRMVDTMLFTNEHGEVCPAGWNKGDKGMKADTAGVADYLSHNADKL is encoded by the coding sequence ATGTTAGTAACAAAAAAAGCACCTGATTTTACAGCTGCAGCAGTTTTAGGAAGCAATCAAATCGTAAATGATTTCAACCTATATAAAAATATCGGCGAGAAGGGCGCGGTAGTATTTTTCTACCCTATGGACTTTACATTCGTTTGCCCTAGTGAGATCATCGCGTTTGATAAAAGATACGATGAATTTAAAGCTCGCGGTATCGAAGTTATCGGCGTTTCAACAGATAACCAATTCTCTCACTTCGCGTGGAAAGAAACTCCGGTAAACAAAGGCGGCATCGGCCAAGTTCGTTACCCGCTAGTAGCTGACATGACGAAGTCTATCGCTCGCGGCTTTGACGTACTTCTAGAAGACGCTGGCGTCGCGCTTCGCGGCTCATTCCTGCTAGACAAAGACGGCACCGTTCGCCATGCGGTCATCAACGACCTTCCGCTTGGAAGAAACATCGACGAGATGATCAGAATGGTAGATACTATGCTATTTACGAACGAGCACGGAGAGGTTTGCCCTGCTGGTTGGAACAAAGGCGATAAAGGCATGAAAGCCGATACTGCAGGCGTCGCAGACTACCTATCTCACAACGCAGATAAACTATAA